The Desulfatitalea tepidiphila genome window below encodes:
- a CDS encoding efflux RND transporter periplasmic adaptor subunit: MKSFAWIAAWILAAGAAFAADSATVQPALNNVTLTGYTRSNTTQILASEVSGKVLHVHYDVGGAIGKAPFLEVDPVFIDFQIEQTQWSLEKLRVARERNASRAAYLEKEFRRIDRLHADNVATQSNWDAAAEELAQAHLALQATDVELKALSVQLEELKERRRRYRLPAPEGWIVVHRQVEPGEIIAAGTPLGQVADFTRLVVPLFVSGPELDALREPERLSVTVAGQPAQARINWVNPEFDERTRKWAVELALLDYRGEAMGGLLTELTFEVATEGLMVPRSAVVQRYDNPFVVLQADGRKVPVVVMGETADHVLIADHGILKPGMALRQGASPPAK, encoded by the coding sequence GCTGCCGGTGCCGCGTTCGCAGCGGACAGTGCGACAGTGCAACCGGCCCTTAATAACGTCACCCTGACAGGTTATACCCGCAGCAATACCACGCAGATCCTTGCCTCGGAAGTTTCCGGCAAGGTTCTCCATGTTCATTACGATGTGGGCGGGGCGATTGGAAAAGCACCATTCCTCGAAGTGGACCCGGTGTTCATCGATTTCCAGATCGAGCAGACCCAATGGAGTCTGGAAAAACTCCGCGTCGCCCGAGAACGAAACGCGTCGCGGGCCGCTTACCTGGAAAAGGAGTTTCGTCGCATCGACCGGTTGCATGCGGACAATGTCGCCACCCAGTCCAACTGGGATGCGGCCGCCGAGGAACTCGCCCAGGCACACCTGGCCTTGCAAGCCACCGATGTCGAACTGAAAGCATTATCCGTCCAACTCGAGGAGCTTAAAGAGCGACGCCGGCGTTACCGGCTTCCGGCGCCCGAGGGATGGATCGTGGTGCACCGGCAGGTGGAGCCGGGCGAGATCATCGCCGCCGGGACCCCTTTGGGCCAGGTGGCCGATTTTACCCGGCTGGTCGTGCCCTTGTTCGTATCCGGTCCGGAGTTGGACGCCCTGCGGGAACCCGAGCGATTGAGCGTCACCGTGGCCGGACAGCCCGCTCAGGCCAGAATCAATTGGGTCAATCCTGAGTTTGACGAGCGTACCCGCAAATGGGCCGTCGAGCTCGCGTTGCTGGATTACCGGGGGGAAGCCATGGGGGGGCTGTTGACAGAACTCACTTTCGAGGTCGCGACCGAAGGGTTGATGGTGCCACGGTCCGCCGTCGTTCAACGGTATGACAACCCCTTCGTGGTCCTGCAGGCCGACGGCCGCAAAGTGCCCGTCGTCGTAATGGGGGAAACCGCCGATCACGTGTTGATCGCCGACCACGGGATTTTGAAACCGGGCATGGCCTTGCGGCAGGGAGCGTCACCGCCGGCGAAATAA